From Deinococcus planocerae, one genomic window encodes:
- a CDS encoding thiamine diphosphokinase, producing MTAWILVGGRLVPTDALRSLPRPDLVIAADGGARHALALGLAVDAWVGDFDSSDGLRLDAPREVHPAAKDETDAELAVRVARERGATDLVFLGAFGGRFDHAAALVLGGVRLAREGLRVTLHSGDESGHPLLPGAGVRLRLPPGATLSVLALSDLRGLRLGGVRWPLSGADVPLGSGWTVSNEAAGGEVRASLEGGLALVTVLWAGAK from the coding sequence GTGACCGCCTGGATTCTGGTCGGCGGGCGGCTCGTGCCCACGGACGCGCTGCGCAGCCTCCCCCGCCCCGACCTCGTGATCGCGGCGGACGGGGGCGCCCGGCACGCCCTCGCTCTGGGCCTCGCCGTGGACGCCTGGGTGGGCGACTTCGACTCCTCGGACGGGCTGAGGCTGGACGCGCCGCGCGAGGTCCACCCGGCGGCCAAAGACGAGACGGACGCCGAACTCGCCGTGCGGGTGGCGCGGGAACGGGGGGCCACCGACCTCGTGTTCCTGGGGGCCTTCGGCGGGCGCTTCGACCATGCGGCGGCCCTGGTGCTCGGCGGCGTGCGGCTCGCGCGGGAGGGCCTGCGGGTGACGCTGCACAGCGGCGACGAGAGCGGCCACCCCCTCCTCCCCGGGGCAGGGGTGCGCCTGCGCCTGCCCCCCGGCGCGACGCTGAGCGTCCTCGCCCTGAGCGACCTGCGCGGGCTGAGGCTGGGCGGGGTCCGCTGGCCCCTGAGCGGAGCGGACGTGCCCCTCGGCAGCGGGTGGACGGTCAGCAACGAGGCGGCGGGCGGCGAGGTGCGGGCGAGCCTGGAGGGGGGGCTGGCCCTGGTGACGGTGCTGTGGGCCGGGGCCAAATGA
- a CDS encoding ABC transporter ATP-binding protein → MNVPPALALHHLSKRFGQTVAVDDLSLTVGVGETVALLGPSGCGKSTALRCVAGLERPDAGRVEVGGRDVTNLPPEARHVGLVFQDYALFPHLTVLGNVAYGPRMRGAGRAEAEGRAREALALVGLEDLAGRRITELSGGQAQRVALARAVATGSPLLLLDEPLSNLDEQLRARLRSDLRDLFRRLRAGVLLVTHDQREALAVADRVAVMRAGRLVQVGAAPEVFARPATAWVAAFLGHANVLPCGNGAARLTPGDAVRLGEGDPLPVTARRQTDTGSEVTVAHPLGPLTLHLSAREAGGVEGDRLRLRVDEGRVLTLPDDREPPA, encoded by the coding sequence GTGAACGTCCCGCCCGCCCTCGCCCTCCACCACCTCTCCAAACGCTTCGGGCAGACAGTCGCGGTGGATGACCTGAGCCTCACCGTCGGGGTGGGCGAGACGGTCGCCCTGCTGGGCCCGAGCGGCTGCGGCAAGAGCACCGCCCTGCGCTGCGTGGCCGGACTGGAGCGCCCGGACGCGGGCCGGGTGGAGGTCGGCGGGCGGGACGTGACGAATCTGCCCCCGGAGGCGCGGCACGTCGGGCTCGTCTTTCAGGACTACGCGCTCTTTCCCCATCTCACGGTGCTCGGCAACGTCGCCTACGGCCCCCGGATGCGCGGCGCGGGGCGGGCGGAGGCCGAGGGCCGGGCGCGGGAGGCCCTCGCGCTCGTCGGGCTGGAAGACCTCGCCGGGCGCCGGATCACGGAACTCTCGGGCGGGCAGGCCCAGCGGGTGGCGCTGGCGCGGGCGGTGGCGACGGGCTCTCCCCTGCTGCTCCTCGACGAGCCGCTCTCGAACCTCGACGAGCAACTGCGCGCCCGGCTGAGAAGCGACCTGCGCGACCTGTTCCGGCGGCTGCGGGCGGGCGTCCTCCTCGTCACCCACGACCAGCGGGAGGCGCTGGCGGTGGCGGACCGGGTGGCCGTCATGCGCGCGGGCAGGCTCGTGCAGGTGGGCGCGGCCCCGGAGGTCTTCGCCCGCCCCGCGACCGCCTGGGTGGCCGCCTTCCTCGGGCACGCGAACGTCTTGCCGTGCGGGAACGGCGCGGCCCGCCTGACTCCCGGGGACGCCGTGCGGCTGGGAGAGGGTGACCCCCTCCCCGTCACGGCGCGGCGGCAGACGGACACGGGCAGCGAGGTCACCGTGGCGCACCCGCTCGGGCCGCTCACCCTGCACCTCAGCGCGCGGGAGGCGGGCGGGGTGGAGGGGGACCGGCTGCGGCTGCGGGTGGACGAGGGCCGGGTGCTCACCCTCCCCGACGACCGGGAGCCTCCCGCGTGA
- a CDS encoding type II toxin-antitoxin system PemK/MazF family toxin: MSTPERGQLVWTDFDPRRGHEQGGRRPGLVISSSHYNRVTGLMVCLAVTSRAKGYPTELPLPDGLKTRGVILTSHVYTLDWRVRGVETIERVPEDVLEEAVDRLMGLVSG; encoded by the coding sequence GTGAGCACGCCTGAACGGGGCCAACTCGTCTGGACCGACTTCGACCCCAGGCGGGGCCATGAGCAAGGAGGCCGCCGCCCGGGCCTCGTGATCAGCAGCAGCCACTACAACCGGGTGACCGGCCTGATGGTCTGCCTGGCGGTGACCAGCCGCGCGAAGGGCTATCCCACCGAATTGCCGCTTCCCGACGGGTTGAAGACGCGGGGAGTTATCCTCACCTCGCACGTCTACACGCTGGACTGGCGGGTGCGGGGCGTGGAGACCATCGAACGTGTGCCCGAGGATGTGCTGGAGGAGGCGGTCGACCGCCTGATGGGACTGGTTAGCGGGTGA
- a CDS encoding AbrB/MazE/SpoVT family DNA-binding domain-containing protein has protein sequence MRVKLSRHGNSLGIVVPASVVREGGLEAGQEYELEVTAGGELRLIPARRRRSRYTSEELLAGVPEEPLRYEDVPEYSPVGRELEW, from the coding sequence ATGCGCGTGAAATTGAGCAGGCACGGGAACAGCCTCGGGATCGTGGTGCCCGCGAGCGTGGTGCGGGAGGGGGGGCTGGAGGCGGGGCAGGAGTATGAACTGGAGGTGACGGCGGGGGGTGAGCTTCGCCTGATTCCGGCCCGGCGGCGGCGGAGTCGGTACACGTCGGAAGAACTGCTGGCCGGTGTGCCCGAGGAACCGCTGCGGTATGAGGACGTTCCCGAATACAGCCCGGTGGGCCGGGAGTTGGAGTGGTGA
- a CDS encoding ABC transporter permease, producing the protein MTSRPLGWLLALPPLLFLLFLLALPLGRTLAEGGVNLGVWRDPYFAARLAWTLGQATVSALIALAVGAPLAFLLSRYALPGKALLLRLLLLPFVTPTLVAVLGLSALLGPGGWLTAPLGLDLSETPALLILGNLFFNLPVMIRLAYGGFSRVPRTLTGAARTLGASGLRAALTVALPLALPGLSAGFILVFLYSALSFGLPLALGGERYATLEVEIYTLTAYQLRLSEASALIAGQLALTLAATWAYVRLSRGGVGVPASGLPAARGGVRMVLWALVTLVGLLCFGPLVAVAARGVIGSDGPTLNSWRGVLSDPDTPLLVGNTLRFGGMALLGAAVLGGLHALAAWQARSRALDLLSLLPLMVSPVSLAVGYLLAYPALSATLPLLIAAYTLLGFPLVTRSVLPALRALPPRTLEAARTLGAGRWAAHRTVTLPLTLPALRGGAALALATVLGEFGATLVLTRPEWATLSTGLYERLGRPGERNLGEACALATVLLLLAALSFTLLDGGEGEVT; encoded by the coding sequence ATGACCTCCCGCCCCCTCGGCTGGCTCCTCGCCCTCCCTCCCCTCCTCTTCCTCCTCTTCCTCCTCGCCCTCCCCCTGGGCCGCACCCTCGCCGAGGGAGGCGTCAACCTGGGCGTCTGGCGCGACCCCTACTTCGCGGCCCGCCTCGCCTGGACCCTCGGGCAGGCCACCGTCTCCGCCCTGATCGCCCTCGCGGTCGGCGCCCCCCTCGCCTTCCTCCTCTCGCGGTACGCCCTCCCCGGCAAGGCCCTCCTGCTGCGCCTGCTGCTGCTGCCCTTCGTGACCCCGACCCTGGTGGCAGTGCTGGGCCTGAGCGCCCTCCTCGGCCCGGGCGGCTGGCTGACGGCGCCGCTGGGCCTCGACCTCAGCGAGACGCCCGCCCTCTTGATTCTCGGCAACCTGTTTTTCAACCTGCCGGTGATGATCCGGCTCGCCTACGGGGGCTTTTCCCGCGTGCCGCGGACGCTGACGGGCGCGGCGCGGACACTGGGGGCCTCGGGGCTGCGGGCGGCGCTGACGGTGGCGCTGCCCCTCGCGCTGCCGGGGCTGAGCGCGGGCTTCATCCTGGTCTTTCTGTACTCGGCGCTGAGCTTCGGGCTGCCGCTGGCCCTCGGCGGGGAGCGGTACGCGACGCTGGAGGTCGAGATCTACACCCTAACGGCCTACCAGCTCCGCCTCTCGGAGGCGAGCGCATTGATCGCCGGGCAACTCGCCCTGACGCTGGCGGCGACCTGGGCCTACGTGCGCCTGTCACGCGGGGGGGTGGGGGTGCCCGCCTCCGGCCTTCCCGCCGCACGGGGCGGCGTGAGGATGGTGCTCTGGGCGCTCGTGACGCTCGTGGGGCTGCTGTGCTTCGGGCCGCTCGTGGCCGTGGCGGCGCGGGGGGTGATCGGGTCGGACGGCCCCACCCTGAATTCCTGGCGCGGCGTGCTGAGCGACCCGGACACGCCGCTGCTCGTCGGAAACACGCTGCGTTTCGGGGGGATGGCGCTGCTGGGGGCGGCGGTGCTCGGCGGGCTGCACGCCCTCGCCGCGTGGCAGGCCCGCTCGCGCGCGCTCGACCTGCTCTCGCTGCTGCCGCTGATGGTCTCGCCCGTCAGCCTGGCGGTGGGTTACCTCCTCGCCTACCCGGCCCTCTCGGCGACGCTGCCCCTTTTGATCGCGGCGTACACGTTGCTGGGCTTTCCGCTTGTCACCCGCAGCGTGCTCCCCGCCCTGCGGGCCCTGCCGCCGCGCACGCTGGAGGCCGCCCGCACCCTGGGCGCGGGGCGGTGGGCGGCGCACCGGACCGTCACGCTCCCCCTCACCCTCCCGGCGCTGCGGGGCGGCGCGGCCCTCGCCCTCGCCACCGTCCTCGGCGAGTTCGGCGCGACCCTGGTGCTCACCCGGCCAGAGTGGGCCACCCTCAGCACCGGGCTCTATGAGCGGCTGGGCCGCCCCGGCGAGCGCAACCTGGGAGAGGCGTGCGCCCTCGCCACCGTGCTTCTCCTGCTGGCCGCGCTGAGCTTCACCCTGCTCGACGGCGGAGAAGGAGAGGTCACGTGA
- a CDS encoding GNAT family N-acetyltransferase, producing MTSTTTPSAVTVRRVTDPHDPALEAFGRIQEESYYAPDMLIPPGVFPHLVAGEGRGERRDRILVAEDAAGAVLGGTVFHLLPEAGFNSFLAVAREARGRGVGRALHGATLGEVRAHHLPGIFADSVFPDRQDPADREAEARTGVDPRDRRRALHALGLRTVDVAYWQPVGGPDGGPLTDLDLLFHPLGTSDTVATDLVAATMRAYWGAWLGQKRAAREAAGLAERAGGPEIALLPATATPRFWRGRTEG from the coding sequence ATGACCTCGACCACGACCCCCTCCGCCGTGACCGTCCGCCGCGTCACCGACCCCCACGACCCGGCGCTGGAGGCCTTCGGGCGTATTCAGGAGGAGAGCTACTACGCCCCCGACATGCTCATCCCGCCCGGGGTCTTTCCCCACCTCGTCGCGGGGGAGGGCCGGGGCGAGCGGCGCGACCGCATCCTCGTCGCCGAGGACGCCGCGGGCGCCGTGCTGGGCGGCACGGTCTTCCACCTGCTGCCGGAGGCGGGCTTCAACTCCTTCCTGGCCGTGGCGCGGGAGGCGCGGGGCCGGGGCGTGGGCCGCGCCCTGCACGGGGCGACCCTGGGGGAAGTGCGCGCGCACCACCTGCCGGGTATCTTCGCCGACAGCGTGTTCCCGGATCGGCAAGACCCCGCGGACCGCGAGGCCGAGGCCCGCACGGGCGTGGACCCCCGCGACCGCCGCCGCGCCCTGCACGCCCTGGGCCTGCGCACCGTGGACGTGGCCTACTGGCAACCCGTGGGCGGCCCGGACGGCGGCCCGCTGACCGACCTCGACCTGCTCTTTCACCCCCTCGGCACAAGCGACACGGTGGCGACCGACCTCGTGGCCGCAACGATGCGGGCATACTGGGGCGCGTGGCTGGGCCAGAAACGGGCCGCCCGAGAGGCCGCCGGGCTCGCCGAGCGTGCGGGGGGGCCGGAGATTGCGCTGCTGCCCGCGACGGCGACGCCACGCTTCTGGCGGGGGCGCACAGAGGGTTGA
- a CDS encoding glutamine--tRNA ligase/YqeY domain fusion protein codes for MTGLDDHTAGGGDAPRLAPNFITEIMERDLESGKHTQIVTRFPPEPNGYMHLGHAFACSLDFGTAQGFGGRCHLRMDDTNPEAESMEFAEGLMRDVRWLGWDWNDHLYFASDHYGRYYAYAEELIRRGLAYVDSVSQEEMSRLRGTVETPGTPSPYRDRTPSANLDLFRRMRAGEFREGEHVLRAKIDLSNPNMKLRDPVLYRIMYAEHYRTGNEWCIYPMYDFQHPLQDAMEGVTHSLCSLEYVDNRAIYDWLMEQLFAGGPRPHQYEFGRRSLEYTVVSKRKLRRLVEEGLVQGWDDPRMPTIAAQRRRGVTPGAVRAFAAQIGVSRTNRTVDIGLYEHAVRDDLNHTAPRVMAVLDPVRVVLQNLPAGETRPLSLPYWPHDVIRDSPDGLVALPTGARVPPERAVRDVPLGRELYIEREDFSLDPPKGYKRLTRGGTVRLRGAGIIRADGVETDAEGSVTLIHATLLGEEAKAAGVIHWVSVTHALPAEFRLYDRLFRVPHPEGENPDDILPPFDPERMSHETEAVPVDTGFLRFLNRDSLRVTRGYVEPSVAHDPADTRYQFERQGYFWRDPVDSREGALVFGRIMTLKDTWGKEQKAEGARPKAERPTPKAEVTQSTSHTPQPLTAGQEAEVARLTSQGVAQADARTLVRDPVLGAFFAGAEAGEHAAQVAAWTVNDLAPALRSGESRLGAASLPALAALLVRGQISTRIARDVLARAAVSGEAPAALVEREGLRVVTDTGAIEAAVREVLGANPDKVEAYRGGKTGLMGFFTGQVMRATGGQADPGVVAQLLAERLNG; via the coding sequence ATGACCGGCCTGGACGACCACACCGCGGGCGGGGGCGACGCTCCCCGTCTGGCCCCCAATTTCATCACCGAGATCATGGAGCGCGACCTGGAAAGCGGGAAGCACACGCAGATCGTGACCCGCTTTCCGCCCGAGCCCAACGGCTACATGCACCTCGGCCACGCCTTCGCGTGCTCGCTCGACTTCGGCACGGCGCAGGGTTTCGGCGGGCGCTGCCACCTGCGCATGGACGACACCAACCCCGAAGCCGAGAGCATGGAGTTCGCCGAGGGGCTCATGCGGGACGTGCGCTGGCTGGGCTGGGACTGGAACGACCACCTCTACTTCGCCTCGGACCACTACGGGCGCTACTACGCGTACGCCGAGGAACTCATCCGCCGCGGACTCGCCTACGTCGACAGCGTGAGCCAGGAGGAGATGTCGCGGCTGCGCGGCACGGTGGAGACGCCGGGCACGCCCAGCCCCTACCGGGACCGCACCCCTTCAGCGAACCTCGACCTCTTCCGCCGGATGCGCGCGGGGGAATTCCGGGAAGGCGAGCACGTCCTGCGCGCGAAGATCGACCTCTCGAACCCCAACATGAAGCTGCGCGACCCGGTGCTCTACCGGATCATGTACGCCGAGCACTACCGGACGGGCAACGAGTGGTGCATCTACCCGATGTACGACTTCCAGCACCCCCTCCAGGACGCGATGGAGGGCGTGACCCACAGCCTGTGCAGCCTGGAGTACGTCGACAACCGCGCGATCTACGACTGGCTGATGGAGCAGCTCTTCGCCGGGGGGCCGCGCCCGCACCAGTACGAGTTCGGGCGCCGCAGCCTGGAGTACACCGTCGTGAGCAAACGCAAGCTGCGCCGCCTCGTCGAGGAAGGGCTGGTGCAAGGCTGGGACGACCCGCGGATGCCCACCATCGCGGCCCAGCGGCGCCGGGGCGTGACGCCGGGGGCCGTGCGCGCCTTCGCCGCCCAGATCGGGGTGAGCCGCACGAACCGCACGGTGGACATCGGCCTGTACGAGCACGCCGTGCGCGACGACCTCAACCACACGGCGCCGCGGGTGATGGCGGTCCTCGACCCCGTGCGCGTGGTGCTTCAGAACCTCCCGGCGGGGGAGACGCGCCCCCTTTCGCTGCCGTACTGGCCCCACGACGTGATCCGCGATTCGCCGGACGGCCTCGTCGCCCTGCCGACCGGAGCGCGGGTTCCCCCCGAGCGGGCCGTGCGCGACGTGCCCCTGGGCCGCGAGCTGTACATCGAGCGCGAGGACTTCTCCCTCGACCCGCCGAAAGGGTACAAGCGACTGACCAGGGGCGGCACCGTGCGGCTGCGCGGGGCTGGAATTATCCGCGCGGACGGGGTGGAGACCGACGCGGAGGGGAGCGTTACGCTCATCCACGCCACCCTCCTCGGCGAGGAGGCGAAGGCCGCCGGGGTCATCCACTGGGTGAGTGTGACGCACGCCCTCCCCGCCGAGTTCCGCCTGTACGACCGCCTCTTCCGGGTGCCCCACCCCGAGGGCGAGAACCCCGACGACATCCTCCCGCCCTTCGACCCCGAGCGGATGAGCCACGAGACCGAGGCCGTGCCGGTGGACACGGGCTTCCTGCGCTTCCTGAACCGCGACAGCCTGCGGGTCACGCGCGGCTACGTGGAGCCCAGCGTGGCGCACGACCCGGCGGACACGCGCTACCAGTTCGAGCGGCAGGGCTACTTCTGGCGCGATCCGGTGGACAGCCGGGAGGGTGCGCTCGTCTTCGGGCGGATCATGACCCTCAAGGACACCTGGGGCAAGGAGCAGAAGGCGGAAGGCGCAAGGCCGAAGGCCGAGAGGCCGACGCCGAAAGCCGAGGTCACGCAGTCCACGTCTCACACCCCTCAGCCCCTCACCGCCGGGCAGGAGGCGGAGGTCGCCCGCCTGACCTCGCAGGGGGTCGCGCAGGCCGACGCGCGGACCCTGGTGCGCGACCCGGTGCTGGGCGCTTTCTTTGCCGGGGCGGAGGCGGGCGAACACGCCGCGCAGGTCGCCGCGTGGACGGTCAACGACCTCGCGCCCGCCCTGCGCTCGGGGGAGAGCCGCCTCGGGGCCGCCAGCCTGCCCGCCCTGGCGGCCCTCCTGGTGAGGGGGCAGATCAGCACCCGCATCGCCCGGGACGTGCTCGCCCGCGCCGCCGTCTCCGGCGAGGCGCCCGCCGCCCTCGTGGAGCGCGAGGGCCTGCGGGTGGTGACCGACACGGGCGCCATCGAGGCCGCGGTCCGCGAGGTGCTCGGCGCCAATCCCGACAAGGTGGAGGCGTACCGGGGCGGCAAGACCGGGCTGATGGGCTTTTTCACGGGTCAGGTCATGCGCGCGACGGGCGGCCAGGCGGACCCGGGGGTGGTCGCGCAGCTTCTCGCCGAGCGTCTGAACGGCTGA
- a CDS encoding tetratricopeptide repeat protein, whose product MIDVPTTWQQACAALAGGDYETAFDVLESAMSEARKPERARIALYLASVHALYGDAATAEVGAALREARTLDPSLRGDPLYLALSAELDARSRGPDATLPAAPVREASDPLARFHALSALALAERPAEAQHIHLPLSELPPHLRWRLRSWQADCEEQLGHLQEAAHLYAEAAHHAFGLNRAIMLQEGAATLLQLGHAAEANAALEQARPLYTGRDPEEGLNLATWHYLSAQALLALGKPEAALEAIREADRLEREHGDPSYGVALVWGQVMTHLGQHEKALTHFEGALGAATEADRPYALHELGVALLDLDRPVEAREKLEAVLADPDYPYQPEVLADLAECDYRLGRLQEAQQTAEQALAQGAVVPASLVLGSVALDYYHLDDALEHYERVVREAAPDSRDWITGHQMAADVMAQQGFKDPAAAYAHAQQALEHTPESDDWHGTLQDHLKKAAALMGQSGGRMLN is encoded by the coding sequence ATGATCGACGTGCCCACCACCTGGCAGCAGGCCTGCGCGGCGCTTGCGGGGGGCGATTACGAGACGGCCTTCGACGTGCTCGAAAGCGCCATGAGTGAGGCCCGCAAACCCGAGCGCGCCCGCATCGCTCTCTACCTTGCCAGCGTCCACGCCCTGTACGGCGACGCCGCCACCGCCGAGGTCGGCGCGGCGCTGCGGGAGGCGCGCACCCTCGACCCCTCGCTTCGGGGGGACCCCCTCTACCTCGCCCTGAGCGCCGAACTCGACGCCCGCTCGCGGGGCCCGGACGCCACCCTGCCCGCCGCGCCCGTGCGTGAGGCCAGTGACCCTCTCGCCCGCTTCCACGCCCTGAGTGCCCTGGCCCTCGCCGAGCGGCCCGCGGAGGCGCAGCATATCCACCTGCCGCTCTCGGAGTTGCCGCCCCACCTGCGCTGGCGGCTGCGGAGCTGGCAGGCCGACTGCGAGGAACAGCTCGGGCACCTTCAGGAGGCCGCGCACCTGTACGCGGAGGCGGCGCACCACGCTTTTGGTCTCAACCGCGCGATCATGCTCCAGGAGGGCGCGGCGACCCTGCTGCAACTCGGGCACGCGGCGGAGGCGAATGCGGCCCTCGAACAGGCCCGCCCCCTCTACACGGGCCGCGACCCCGAGGAGGGCCTGAACCTCGCCACCTGGCATTATCTGAGCGCTCAGGCCCTCCTCGCCCTGGGCAAGCCGGAGGCCGCGCTGGAGGCGATCCGCGAGGCCGACCGCCTGGAGCGCGAGCACGGGGACCCCAGCTACGGGGTGGCGCTGGTGTGGGGACAGGTCATGACCCACCTCGGCCAGCACGAGAAGGCCCTGACCCATTTCGAGGGCGCGCTCGGCGCCGCCACCGAGGCCGACCGCCCCTACGCGCTGCACGAGCTGGGGGTGGCCCTGCTCGATCTCGACCGACCCGTGGAGGCGCGCGAGAAGTTGGAGGCCGTGCTCGCCGACCCCGACTATCCCTACCAGCCGGAGGTGCTCGCCGACCTCGCCGAGTGCGACTACCGGCTGGGGCGGCTTCAGGAGGCGCAGCAGACCGCCGAGCAGGCGCTGGCGCAGGGGGCGGTGGTGCCCGCGAGCCTGGTGCTGGGCAGCGTGGCGCTCGACTACTACCACCTCGACGACGCGCTGGAGCACTACGAGCGGGTGGTGCGCGAGGCCGCGCCCGACAGCCGCGACTGGATCACCGGGCACCAGATGGCCGCCGACGTGATGGCCCAGCAGGGCTTCAAGGACCCCGCCGCCGCCTACGCCCACGCCCAGCAGGCGCTGGAGCACACCCCCGAAAGCGACGACTGGCACGGCACCCTGCAAGACCACCTGAAAAAAGCCGCCGCCCTGATGGGGCAGAGCGGCGGGCGGATGCTGAATTGA
- the ftsH gene encoding ATP-dependent zinc metalloprotease FtsH has product MRRLNPWLIVLFVLALFLMFSQAPTSGRSSVNYNVFKDLLEQGRVERVIVRDNVAQVALTEPTSVSVAGSPTPREVSGFSVRLPSNQATPDTGLINELEARGVDYRFDAPSQWFGILINFLPIILLFGMMYFFFMRAQGGQNGVMQFGQSRAKKYGKENRVQTKFTDVAGHEEAKRELIEVVDFLKNPGKYHQIGAEIPKGVLLVGPPGTGKTLLARAIAGEADVPFFSVSASEFMEMFVGVGASRVRTLFEDARKSAPAIMFIDEIDSIGRKRGAGIGGGHDEREQTLNQILSEMDGFDKTSSVIVLGATNRPDVLDPALLRPGRFDRQVTIDLPNLKEREAILKVHLRNKPMAPGVDVPEVAKSTPYFSGADLKNVTNEAALEAARLGKTQIDMSDFYRALDKITLGLENSSLTISPEEKKAIAYHEAGHAVTAAVIPGSDKLQKVSIIPRGRALGAAFYLPEEQVLMSKERLENQLTVALGGRAAEEVFMGSVTSGAADDFRKATNIARKMVLEWGMGENFKNMALTTDSGPVFLGEDMAKPKAFSEHTSQLVDEDVKRILHRAYDRAKSLVTEYSGAMHEVADALLSQELITGDVVRDAVGRAGRNPQPMPQTTA; this is encoded by the coding sequence TTGAGGCGACTCAATCCCTGGCTGATCGTCCTGTTCGTGCTGGCGCTGTTTTTGATGTTCTCGCAGGCGCCGACGAGCGGACGGTCGAGCGTCAATTACAACGTGTTCAAGGACCTGCTCGAACAGGGGCGGGTCGAGCGGGTGATCGTGCGCGACAACGTGGCGCAGGTGGCGCTGACCGAGCCCACCAGCGTGTCGGTGGCGGGCTCGCCCACCCCGCGCGAGGTGTCGGGCTTCTCGGTGCGGCTGCCGAGCAACCAGGCCACGCCCGACACCGGCCTGATCAATGAGCTGGAGGCGCGGGGCGTGGACTACCGCTTCGACGCGCCCAGCCAGTGGTTCGGCATTTTGATCAACTTCTTGCCCATTATCCTCCTCTTCGGCATGATGTACTTCTTCTTCATGCGCGCCCAGGGCGGCCAGAACGGCGTGATGCAGTTCGGCCAGTCGCGGGCCAAGAAGTATGGCAAGGAAAACCGCGTCCAGACCAAGTTCACTGACGTGGCCGGGCACGAGGAGGCCAAGCGCGAGCTGATCGAGGTCGTGGACTTCCTGAAAAACCCCGGCAAGTACCACCAGATCGGCGCAGAGATTCCCAAGGGCGTGCTGCTCGTGGGCCCTCCCGGCACCGGTAAGACCCTGCTCGCGCGCGCCATCGCGGGTGAGGCGGACGTGCCCTTCTTCTCGGTGAGCGCATCCGAGTTCATGGAGATGTTCGTGGGCGTCGGCGCGAGCCGCGTGCGGACCCTCTTCGAGGACGCCCGCAAGAGTGCCCCGGCGATCATGTTCATCGACGAGATCGACTCCATCGGGCGCAAGCGTGGGGCCGGGATCGGCGGCGGCCACGACGAGCGCGAGCAGACGCTCAACCAGATCCTCTCCGAGATGGACGGCTTCGACAAGACGAGCAGCGTGATCGTCCTGGGCGCCACCAACCGCCCGGACGTGCTCGACCCGGCGCTGCTGCGCCCTGGCCGCTTCGACCGTCAGGTGACCATCGACCTCCCGAACCTCAAGGAGCGCGAGGCGATCCTCAAGGTCCACCTGCGCAACAAGCCGATGGCTCCCGGCGTGGACGTGCCGGAAGTCGCCAAGAGCACGCCTTACTTCTCGGGTGCGGACCTCAAAAATGTCACGAACGAGGCCGCGCTGGAAGCCGCTAGATTGGGCAAGACCCAGATCGACATGAGCGACTTCTACCGGGCGCTCGACAAGATCACGCTGGGGCTGGAGAACTCTTCTCTGACGATCAGCCCCGAGGAGAAGAAGGCCATCGCCTACCACGAGGCGGGGCACGCCGTGACCGCCGCGGTGATCCCCGGCAGCGACAAGCTCCAGAAGGTCAGCATCATCCCGCGCGGGCGCGCGCTCGGCGCCGCCTTCTACCTGCCCGAAGAGCAGGTGTTGATGAGCAAGGAGCGGCTGGAAAACCAGCTCACCGTCGCGCTGGGAGGCCGCGCCGCCGAGGAAGTCTTTATGGGCAGCGTGACGAGCGGGGCCGCCGACGACTTCCGCAAGGCGACGAACATCGCCCGCAAGATGGTGCTGGAGTGGGGCATGGGCGAGAACTTCAAGAACATGGCCCTGACGACCGACTCCGGCCCTGTCTTCCTCGGCGAGGACATGGCGAAGCCCAAGGCTTTCAGCGAGCACACCTCGCAGCTCGTGGACGAGGATGTCAAGCGCATCCTGCACCGCGCCTACGACCGCGCCAAGAGCCTCGTGACCGAGTACTCGGGGGCCATGCACGAGGTCGCCGACGCGCTGCTCTCGCAGGAACTCATCACGGGTGACGTGGTGCGCGACGCGGTGGGCCGCGCGGGCCGCAATCCCCAGCCCATGCCGCAGACGACGGCGTAG
- a CDS encoding DinB family protein, which translates to MNIPETYAYLVRARRDLWAALEGVPDEVLSRPLLDGERFRCIKDLVAHTAAVEDGWIHYTILRDVPVEDVFPAIKAAGDGPVYAGFPLAELLDYWRAVEQSTLAYLSTLTDVELERGVEDAPEEHFRLGGLLWHVMLHEVRHTAQIVALLRTQGIRPPSLDLLFYLPNLWKP; encoded by the coding sequence ATGAACATCCCCGAGACCTACGCCTACCTCGTTCGTGCCCGCCGGGACCTGTGGGCGGCGCTGGAGGGCGTCCCGGACGAGGTGCTGTCGCGCCCGCTGCTGGACGGTGAACGCTTCCGCTGTATCAAGGACCTGGTGGCGCACACGGCAGCGGTGGAGGACGGCTGGATTCACTACACGATCCTGCGAGACGTGCCCGTGGAGGACGTTTTTCCGGCCATCAAAGCCGCCGGGGACGGCCCCGTCTACGCGGGGTTTCCGCTGGCGGAGTTGCTGGACTACTGGCGGGCGGTGGAACAAAGCACGCTGGCCTACCTCTCTACGCTGACGGACGTCGAGCTGGAGCGCGGGGTGGAAGACGCGCCCGAGGAACACTTCCGGCTGGGCGGTCTGCTGTGGCACGTCATGCTGCACGAGGTCCGGCACACCGCGCAAATTGTGGCGCTCCTGCGCACGCAGGGCATCAGGCCGCCCTCGCTCGACCTGTTGTTCTACCTGCCGAACCTCTGGAAACCCTGA